The genomic region CGGCATGGCATGACCCCCTCTATATCGAGGCGCTCATGCGCGCTGAAGAAACCCAAGATGTGGATGACGCAACCCGCGCGCGCCATGGCCTTGGGACTGTGGCAAACCCCGTCTTTCCCGAAATGTATCGCCGCCCCGCCACGGGGGCAGGTGGCGCGCTTTTGGCGGTTGAATTGCTGCGCGCGGGCGGTGTTGTGTTTCATCCAGGCGGTGGCACGCATCACGGGCTGCCCGACCGCGCGAACGGGTTTTGCTATCTCAATGACCCTGCGCTTGCGATCACGGCGTTGCGACAGCAGGGGCTGACGCGCATCGCCTATGTCGATATGGACGCCCACCATCCAGACGGGGTGGAGCATGGGTTCAAGGGCGCGTCCGATGTCTTGATGATCTCTGTGCATGAAGAGCGGCGTTGGCCATTTACAGGGGCGCTGGACGATGATGGCGGGGGAAATTGCCTAAACCTGCCCGTCCCGCGCGGGTTTCATGATGCGGAAATGGCACTCATTCGCGATATGCTGATCTTACCCGCACTTGCGGCGTTTTCGCCTGAGGCTATCGTATTGCAATGCGGTGCTGATGCGGTGACCGATGATCCGCTCTCAAGGCTCTGTCTCTCTGCGCAAAGCTATTGGGACATGGTCGCTGCCGTTCAATCGTTACGCTGTCC from Rhodobacterales bacterium HKCCA1288 harbors:
- a CDS encoding acetoin utilization protein AcuC; the protein is MTTPVFLGSEIYRGSTYGSWHPLRIPRVSTVMDLCRAMGWLSAAQYRQSPRAKPKALTAWHDPLYIEALMRAEETQDVDDATRARHGLGTVANPVFPEMYRRPATGAGGALLAVELLRAGGVVFHPGGGTHHGLPDRANGFCYLNDPALAITALRQQGLTRIAYVDMDAHHPDGVEHGFKGASDVLMISVHEERRWPFTGALDDDGGGNCLNLPVPRGFHDAEMALIRDMLILPALAAFSPEAIVLQCGADAVTDDPLSRLCLSAQSYWDMVAAVQSLRCPRLLVTGGGGYNPWTVARVWSGIWATLSGQDIPDRLPQEGEAVLRGLSWAGHSKGKSPPATWFTQLHDSQDETPIRDTIRDRIALLSARPAAQGVLP